Proteins from a single region of Fundulus heteroclitus isolate FHET01 chromosome 12, MU-UCD_Fhet_4.1, whole genome shotgun sequence:
- the LOC118564983 gene encoding rabphilin-3A-like, whose protein sequence is MAAGGAGPEAAAQGSPVGMKKMVPVHSSRAQPAASAAMSQQGPVAGDAGAYASEQRAPPTVREDRRQAAAYSAPPPRQQPPPADEEEDANDYDSDEATTLGSLEFGLLYDQGSNSLHCSILKAKGLKPMDSNGLADPYVKLHLLPGASKSNKLRTKTLRNTRNPVWNETLTYHGLTDEDMQRKTLRLSVCDEDKFGHNEFIGETRVALKKLKMNQKKTFNVCLERVVPTKRTATAGGARGIALYEDEPGKEGAETEERGRILMSLMYSTQLNRLIVGVVRCVHLAAMDANGYSDPYVKICLKPDMGKKGKCKTQIKKRTLNPEFNEEFSFDIKHSELAKKTLDISVWDYDIGKSNDYIGGCQLGITAKGERLKHWYECLKNKDKRIEHWHTLVNENHVASD, encoded by the exons ATGGCCGCAGGAGGGGCTGGCCCTGAAGCGGCAGCTCAGGGCAGTCCAGTGGGGATGAAGAAGATGGTGCCTGTGCACAGCTCCAGGGCACAACCTGCAGCTTCGGCCGCCATGTCCCAGCAGG GTCCTGTGGCAGGAGATGCCGGGGCTTATGCTTCAGAGCAGAGAGCTCCTCCCACTGTAAGAGAGGACAGGAGGCAGGCCGCTGCCTACAGCGCTCCCCCGCCCCGACAGCAGCCTCCCCCGGCTGATGAGGAGGAGGACGCCAATGACTATGACTCCGATGAAGCCA CAACTCTGGGCTCTCTTGAGTTTGGCCTCCTCTACGATCAGGGAAGCAACAGCCTCCACTGTAGCATCCTCAAAGCAAAG GGACTTAAGCCCATGGACTCTAATGGGCTTGCAGATCCGTATGTGAAGCTTCATCTGCTGCCCGGAGCCAGTAAG TCGAACAAGCTGCGTACAAAGACCCTGAGAAACACCCGCAACCCCGTGTGGAACGAAACGCTCACCTATCACGGCCTGACAGACGAGGACATGCAACGTAAAACCCTCAG GCTCTCCGTCTGCGACGAGGACAAGTTTGGGCACAATGAGTTTATCGGCGAAACCCGGGTAGCGCTGAAGAAGCTGAAGATGAATCAGAAGAAGACCTTCAACGTCTGCCTGGAGAGGGTTGTGCCT ACGAAGAGAACTGCGACGGCCGGAGGAGCTAGAGGCATCGCGCTCTATGAAGATGAG CCGGGGAAGGAGGGCGCGGAGACCGAGGAGCGCGGCCGCATCCTGATGTCCCTCATGTACAGCACCCAGCTGAATCGCCTCATCGTGGGAGTCGTGCGCTGCGTTCACTTGGCCGCCATGGATGCTAATGGCTACTCTGACCCGTATGTCAAAAT ATGCCTGAAACCTGACATGGGGAAGAAGGGCAAGTGCAAAACACAAATCAAGAAGAGGACTTTAAACCCAGAGTTTAATGAg GAATTTAGCTTCGACATCAAACACAGTGAGCTGGCCAAGAAGACGTTAGACATCTCTGTGTGGGATTATGACATCGGGAAGTCCAACGATTACATAG GAGGCTGTCAGCTGGGCATCACCGCCAAAGGGGAGAGGCTGAAGCACTGGTATGAGTGCCTGAAGAACAAGGACAAGAGGATCGAGCACTGGCACACCTTAGTGAACGAGAATCACGTCGCCAGCGATTAA